Proteins encoded together in one Bradyrhizobium sp. CB82 window:
- the pdxY gene encoding pyridoxal kinase, with translation MLVISIQSQVVYGHVGNSAAVYPMQAAGVNVAAVPTTLLSNHPRYPTLRGRVLDAELVADLLLGVEERGLIERGSVLLTGYLGSPANAEVVADFVARALRRNPNLIYLCDPVIGDDGKAYVADGILDVIRERLVPAATFITPNQFELELLTGIAIKDASGLVVASAAIAAQGPRGVITTGCTLADTQAGQVETILCQDEKLSRIATARLPIRPCGTGDLLSGLVAAGLAKGATVETAVRLAVDHVFTVIAHTHQTGSEEICLVTPAG, from the coding sequence ATGCTCGTCATCTCCATTCAAAGCCAGGTCGTTTACGGCCACGTCGGCAACTCGGCCGCGGTCTATCCCATGCAGGCGGCGGGCGTGAATGTCGCGGCGGTGCCGACGACATTGCTCTCGAACCATCCGCGCTATCCGACCCTGCGTGGACGCGTGCTGGACGCGGAACTGGTCGCTGATCTCCTGCTCGGCGTCGAGGAGCGTGGCCTTATCGAGCGGGGAAGCGTTCTTCTCACCGGCTATCTCGGTTCGCCGGCAAACGCAGAGGTCGTCGCCGATTTCGTCGCGCGCGCGCTGCGACGAAATCCAAACCTTATCTATCTCTGCGACCCCGTGATCGGGGACGATGGCAAGGCCTACGTCGCCGACGGTATTTTGGATGTGATCCGCGAGCGGTTGGTGCCGGCCGCGACCTTCATCACGCCGAACCAGTTCGAGCTGGAGCTGCTGACAGGGATCGCAATCAAGGACGCATCGGGCTTGGTCGTCGCGAGCGCCGCCATCGCGGCGCAGGGCCCGCGAGGCGTCATCACTACCGGCTGCACGCTCGCCGACACGCAAGCAGGGCAGGTGGAGACGATCCTCTGCCAGGACGAAAAACTGTCGCGCATTGCGACGGCGCGGCTGCCGATCCGGCCATGCGGGACTGGGGATCTCTTGTCGGGACTCGTGGCTGCGGGGCTTGCGAAGGGAGCGACGGTCGAGACGGCGGTTCGCCTGGCGGTCGATCATGTGTTTACGGTGATCGCGCACACGCATCAAACAGGATCGGAGGAGATTTGCCTCGTCACCCCAGCAGGTTGA
- a CDS encoding phasin family protein, giving the protein MLSADHTKPTGKSGQRNRKKKTRQAKADEQQVTATDQLRDPAPEIGEIGQATELETGIDLDPQFPSTDVSVTETANPPAASMELVPVSVQSIADAYGDYTRRSLEHAWSFLGKLASARSPAEAFELQMEFAKQACETFVAETQKIADLNSQLVKQRVVNFEGFVARITQTTLEVRATRH; this is encoded by the coding sequence ATGTTGAGCGCCGACCACACTAAGCCGACCGGAAAATCCGGCCAGCGGAACCGGAAGAAAAAGACGAGGCAGGCCAAGGCCGACGAGCAACAAGTGACCGCAACGGATCAGTTGCGGGATCCTGCGCCGGAAATTGGTGAAATTGGTCAAGCGACCGAGCTGGAGACCGGTATAGACCTCGATCCACAGTTCCCATCGACCGACGTCTCTGTCACCGAGACTGCAAACCCTCCGGCCGCTTCGATGGAACTCGTCCCGGTCAGCGTTCAGTCGATCGCAGATGCCTATGGCGATTACACCAGGAGGTCGCTTGAACACGCCTGGTCCTTCCTCGGGAAGCTGGCGAGCGCGCGCTCACCCGCTGAGGCGTTTGAGCTTCAGATGGAATTCGCGAAGCAGGCGTGTGAAACCTTCGTCGCAGAAACGCAGAAAATCGCCGACCTGAACAGCCAACTGGTCAAACAGAGGGTCGTCAATTTTGAGGGCTTCGTGGCCAGGATCACGCAGACCACGCTGGAAGTCCGTGCAACGCGCCACTAG
- a CDS encoding zinc ribbon domain-containing protein YjdM: protein MTDATKCPACKSEHAYQDRDLWVSPECGHEWGTAADAVAEAAIEAGVRDAHGNALADGDGVIVIKDLKIKGSSSVVKGGTKVRNIRLQDASDGHNIACKIDGIGAMNLKSEFVRKA, encoded by the coding sequence ATGACTGACGCCACGAAATGCCCCGCTTGCAAGTCCGAGCATGCCTATCAGGATCGCGATCTCTGGGTCAGCCCGGAATGCGGCCACGAATGGGGCACCGCTGCGGATGCGGTCGCGGAGGCCGCGATCGAGGCGGGCGTGCGCGATGCCCACGGCAATGCGCTTGCCGATGGCGACGGCGTCATCGTCATCAAGGATCTCAAGATCAAGGGATCGTCATCGGTCGTCAAGGGCGGTACCAAGGTCAGGAACATCCGTCTCCAGGACGCCAGCGACGGGCACAACATCGCCTGCAAGATCGACGGCATTGGCGCGATGAACTTGAAATCGGAGTTCGTGCGGAAGGCGTAA
- a CDS encoding adenylate/guanylate cyclase domain-containing protein: MSEIETLFGVLRQSADEGVVDMLQRMVREAPDHALNRMNALDLAARAGLDEERVVAGLLHAVQLGMAEMTWSVICPSCAGVLSANKSLKTLNSPHYHCAFCAAGYETTLDNLVEVTFTISPRVRKIAAHNPDELSLADYYRQIFWSSAIDLPPDLETLLREVTLETFDLPPGERAILSLHVPEGTLIVFDPVTHTAQFLQIKGEETSERQNLSMIFNKAETPAEAITLRPGPLRLALDNRTDGRVLPAVWVANPVLDALLTRRKPALTAKRLLTNQTFRDLYRTDTLAIGQRLKILSLTFLFSDLRDSTGLYEHVGDLVAFDLVNEHFRLLQEIIASERGAIVKTIGDAVMATFETPDRAIAAAIRMREAMSELGAERQYQGLLLKMGIHEGSCLAVTLNGQQDYFGQTVNIASRVQGLAASRAIVVTEQVVEHVDTKTLLEAGGLIPTRRSVALSGIADRVSVYEIP; encoded by the coding sequence ATGAGCGAAATCGAAACCCTGTTCGGTGTGTTGCGTCAGTCGGCCGACGAAGGCGTCGTCGACATGCTCCAGCGCATGGTGCGGGAGGCGCCGGACCATGCCTTGAACCGCATGAACGCGCTGGACCTCGCGGCGCGTGCCGGCCTCGACGAGGAGCGCGTCGTCGCGGGGCTGCTGCACGCGGTGCAGCTCGGCATGGCCGAGATGACGTGGAGCGTGATCTGCCCGAGCTGCGCCGGCGTTCTCTCCGCCAACAAGAGCCTGAAGACCCTCAACAGCCCGCATTATCATTGCGCCTTCTGCGCCGCGGGTTATGAGACGACGCTCGACAATCTCGTCGAGGTGACCTTCACGATCAGCCCGCGCGTGCGCAAGATCGCGGCCCACAATCCCGACGAATTGTCGCTGGCCGACTACTATCGCCAGATCTTCTGGAGCTCGGCCATCGATCTTCCGCCCGATCTGGAGACGCTGCTGCGCGAGGTCACGCTCGAAACCTTCGATCTGCCGCCGGGCGAGCGGGCCATCCTGTCCCTGCATGTGCCGGAAGGCACGTTGATCGTGTTCGATCCCGTGACGCATACCGCCCAGTTCCTCCAGATCAAGGGCGAGGAAACCAGCGAACGGCAAAACCTCTCGATGATCTTCAACAAGGCCGAGACGCCCGCCGAGGCGATCACCTTGCGCCCCGGGCCGTTGCGGCTCGCGCTGGACAACCGCACCGACGGCCGCGTGCTGCCGGCGGTGTGGGTCGCGAACCCCGTGCTCGACGCTCTCCTGACGCGGCGCAAGCCGGCGCTGACCGCAAAACGCCTCCTCACCAACCAGACCTTCCGCGATCTCTACCGCACCGACACGCTCGCCATCGGCCAGCGCCTCAAAATCCTCAGCCTGACCTTCCTGTTCTCGGATTTGCGGGACTCCACCGGGCTCTACGAGCATGTCGGCGATCTCGTCGCCTTCGATCTCGTCAACGAGCATTTCCGCCTGTTGCAGGAGATCATCGCCTCGGAGCGGGGCGCCATCGTGAAGACCATCGGGGACGCCGTGATGGCGACCTTCGAGACGCCCGACCGTGCCATTGCCGCCGCCATCCGCATGCGCGAGGCGATGAGCGAGCTCGGCGCCGAGCGCCAGTATCAGGGCCTGCTGCTCAAGATGGGCATCCACGAGGGATCGTGCCTGGCGGTCACGCTCAACGGCCAGCAGGACTATTTTGGCCAGACCGTCAACATCGCCTCGCGCGTCCAGGGGCTTGCCGCCTCACGCGCAATCGTGGTGACGGAGCAGGTGGTGGAGCATGTCGACACGAAAACCCTGCTCGAGGCCGGCGGGCTGATACCGACGCGCCGCAGCGTGGCGCTGAGCGGCATCGCGGACAGGGTGTCGGTGTACGAGATCCCCTGA
- a CDS encoding DUF2312 domain-containing protein — MTDITIPGGKIRSFVERIENLDTELQELNEQKKEVFSEAKADGFDVKILKEIIKLRKQDQNERDERETLLDLYMRAMETAQPENAAKAA; from the coding sequence ATGACCGACATCACCATACCCGGCGGAAAAATTCGATCGTTCGTCGAGCGGATCGAGAACCTGGATACCGAATTGCAGGAGTTGAACGAGCAGAAGAAGGAGGTCTTCTCGGAAGCCAAGGCTGACGGTTTCGACGTGAAGATCCTCAAGGAGATCATCAAGCTGAGGAAGCAGGATCAGAATGAGCGCGACGAGCGCGAAACCCTGCTTGATCTCTACATGCGCGCGATGGAAACGGCGCAGCCGGAGAATGCCGCAAAGGCGGCGTGA
- a CDS encoding class I SAM-dependent methyltransferase: MRTAKDFNRYYETPDPWGYAGATFRDKVLRRRLTRSIRKKSVLELGCGEGHLTQVIFHRARSVTAVDISDVAIARAKALNLPNARFETADLLDTSFGGYDVITAIECIYYLSHEEQGAFLAKVAREHSGKLLWLSGPIIDYQRYFGHRRLMLEFKTLGFTVIRFYNLSVYWHPLSARIVGKLLKLPLGYRLLDRLPERMIYQRLYALRAP, translated from the coding sequence ATGCGCACGGCAAAAGATTTCAATCGCTACTATGAAACGCCTGACCCGTGGGGCTACGCAGGCGCGACATTCAGGGACAAGGTGCTGCGCCGGCGCCTGACGCGGTCCATTCGCAAGAAATCGGTTCTCGAGCTTGGTTGCGGCGAAGGCCACCTCACCCAGGTGATTTTCCACAGGGCACGATCGGTGACGGCCGTCGACATCAGCGACGTCGCGATTGCCCGTGCGAAGGCGTTGAATCTACCAAATGCCAGGTTCGAGACCGCCGATCTCCTGGACACGTCGTTTGGCGGTTACGACGTCATCACGGCCATCGAATGTATCTACTATCTGTCCCATGAGGAGCAGGGAGCATTCCTGGCGAAGGTTGCCAGGGAACACTCCGGCAAGTTGCTTTGGCTTTCGGGTCCAATCATCGACTATCAGAGATACTTCGGCCACAGGCGATTGATGCTCGAATTCAAGACGCTCGGATTCACCGTCATCAGATTTTACAATCTGTCGGTCTACTGGCACCCGCTTTCAGCTCGAATTGTCGGCAAGCTCCTCAAGCTGCCGCTTGGCTACAGGCTGCTGGATCGCCTCCCCGAACGGATGATCTACCAGAGACTGTACGCCCTGCGAGCACCGTAG
- a CDS encoding cytosolic protein — translation MLLTASGPLLILTSHQSLRDQKLLEVLRQKGIGKFVGFEVPLSLARARYGGHFQAVESNLHETDDLRVLDFNGQRVFTLFRFEELGSPILIEQA, via the coding sequence TTGCTGCTCACGGCGAGCGGTCCGCTGCTCATTCTCACCTCGCACCAGTCCTTGCGCGACCAGAAGCTGCTCGAGGTGCTCAGGCAAAAAGGGATCGGCAAGTTCGTCGGGTTTGAGGTCCCTCTGTCGCTCGCGAGAGCGCGCTACGGCGGGCACTTTCAGGCGGTCGAAAGCAATCTGCACGAGACCGATGACTTGAGAGTCCTCGACTTCAACGGCCAGCGGGTCTTTACGCTCTTTCGTTTCGAAGAACTGGGTTCGCCGATCCTGATAGAACAGGCGTGA
- a CDS encoding transglycosylase SLT domain-containing protein codes for MPRKRIRLLPRLRSVRRGVRWARKRFARAPRMVRIAGSVAILLAVVVLVNLVYHVIRKPTELFVFVGHGLDKEPAENWRQYGPLFRRFSTDTITPELLAALAQVESSGNPVARTYWRWRLSLNPLAIYRPASSAVGLYQMTDPAYAEAARFCVRGNAVTETGCGFTSLYIRAIPSHAIELTSVYLDRNVADVLARAGDVRASAQQKQDLAAFIHLCGAGPATAYARRHFQMIAGERCGDHLVAAYVSGVNAMKRQFQRLAADNGN; via the coding sequence ATGCCAAGAAAACGCATTCGCCTCCTCCCTCGCCTCCGCAGTGTCCGGCGGGGCGTTCGTTGGGCGCGAAAGAGGTTCGCGCGCGCGCCGCGGATGGTTCGGATCGCGGGCAGCGTGGCGATCCTGCTTGCGGTGGTCGTGCTGGTGAACCTCGTCTATCACGTGATCCGCAAGCCGACCGAGCTGTTTGTCTTTGTCGGTCACGGGCTCGACAAGGAGCCGGCCGAGAATTGGCGGCAATATGGGCCGCTCTTCCGTCGCTTTTCCACCGATACGATCACGCCCGAATTGCTGGCCGCGCTGGCGCAGGTCGAGAGCTCGGGCAATCCGGTGGCGCGCACGTACTGGCGCTGGCGATTGAGCCTCAATCCCCTCGCGATCTACCGGCCCGCCTCCAGCGCCGTCGGCCTCTACCAGATGACCGATCCGGCCTACGCCGAGGCCGCACGGTTCTGTGTCCGCGGCAACGCGGTCACGGAGACCGGCTGCGGGTTCACCAGCCTCTATATCCGCGCGATCCCGAGCCACGCCATCGAGCTCACATCCGTGTATCTGGATCGCAATGTGGCTGATGTCCTCGCCCGCGCGGGCGACGTGAGGGCCAGCGCGCAGCAGAAGCAGGATCTGGCTGCCTTCATCCATCTCTGCGGCGCAGGTCCCGCCACAGCCTACGCCCGCCGTCACTTTCAGATGATTGCCGGCGAGCGCTGCGGCGATCATCTCGTTGCCGCCTATGTCTCGGGGGTCAACGCGATGAAGCGGCAGTTTCAGCGCCTTGCGGCGGATAACGGCAATTAG
- a CDS encoding IS110 family transposase, translating into MGKHTTTCAGVDTGKRKLDVAIEGRREQLQVENTSEGHEALLAWLRQHRVKRIGIEASGGYEQPVVAELRRKRFVVVVFQPAQVRAYAKFHLRRAKNDKIDAALIAACTAAVRKIHAAPDPRLRPFAEQLTMIDQIGEDIARLKNRIESCRNVGINQLWHEDIARLEQREKAALKALVASICKHPDLAKRLALINSVDGIGLPTAVAILVRLPEIGRITREQAVALAGLAPYDDDSGDQVGVRHIEGGRKRLRRALYTASLAASFRWNPQLIELYRRLTAAGKEHKRALVACARKMLIWLAARHGAANRRCDPSLFLSWTGTSFFVPTYGLSRRRAQRPSRLAVARQNSPYLPPGHALTDASTASSWRARMIKRA; encoded by the coding sequence ATGGGCAAGCATACCACGACCTGTGCCGGGGTCGATACCGGCAAACGGAAGCTTGATGTGGCGATCGAGGGCCGCCGCGAGCAGTTGCAGGTGGAGAACACGTCGGAAGGTCACGAGGCTTTGTTGGCGTGGCTGCGACAGCATCGCGTCAAGCGCATCGGCATCGAGGCGAGCGGCGGTTACGAACAGCCTGTCGTCGCTGAACTGCGACGCAAGCGGTTTGTGGTTGTGGTGTTTCAGCCGGCTCAGGTCCGGGCCTATGCCAAATTCCACTTGCGGCGGGCCAAGAACGATAAGATCGATGCTGCTCTTATCGCAGCTTGCACCGCAGCGGTGCGGAAGATCCATGCCGCTCCCGATCCTCGGTTGCGGCCATTCGCCGAGCAACTGACCATGATCGATCAGATCGGCGAGGATATCGCGCGCCTCAAGAACAGGATCGAGAGCTGCCGCAATGTAGGGATTAACCAGCTCTGGCATGAGGATATCGCGCGTTTGGAACAACGTGAGAAGGCCGCACTCAAGGCTCTGGTCGCCTCGATCTGCAAGCATCCCGACCTTGCCAAGAGGCTTGCGCTGATCAACAGCGTCGACGGCATCGGGCTGCCGACCGCCGTTGCCATCCTGGTGCGTCTGCCTGAGATCGGCCGGATCACACGGGAGCAAGCTGTCGCTCTCGCCGGACTTGCGCCCTATGACGACGACAGCGGCGACCAGGTCGGGGTTCGGCATATTGAAGGCGGACGAAAGCGGCTGCGTCGCGCCCTTTATACCGCTTCACTGGCTGCATCGTTTCGATGGAATCCACAGCTCATCGAGCTCTACCGCAGGCTGACCGCAGCCGGAAAGGAACACAAGCGCGCGCTCGTTGCCTGTGCCAGGAAGATGCTCATCTGGCTCGCGGCACGCCATGGTGCGGCGAACCGCCGGTGCGATCCTTCTCTGTTTCTTAGTTGGACCGGGACGAGTTTCTTCGTCCCGACCTACGGCCTCTCACGACGCCGCGCGCAGCGTCCGTCAAGGCTGGCCGTCGCTCGCCAGAACTCACCTTATCTGCCGCCAGGCCACGCCTTGACGGACGCGAGTACGGCGTCATCGTGGCGGGCTCGGATGATCAAAAGGGCGTAG
- a CDS encoding VOC family protein, which produces MAKLIFINLPVSDLARATAFYQAIGAVKNAQFSDDTASCMVFSDTIHAMLTTHDKYRQFTTKTIADAKTTSQVLLCISADSRAEVDDVVSRAGRAGGVIDPSPVDEYDFMYGRSFEDPDGHLWGVNWMDLEAFAKARTPA; this is translated from the coding sequence ATGGCAAAGCTGATCTTCATCAACCTGCCCGTCAGCGACCTCGCGCGTGCGACCGCTTTTTATCAGGCGATTGGTGCCGTCAAGAACGCGCAATTTTCCGACGACACGGCATCATGCATGGTCTTTTCCGACACGATCCATGCGATGCTGACGACCCACGACAAGTATCGGCAGTTCACGACCAAGACAATTGCCGACGCCAAGACCACCAGCCAGGTTTTGCTTTGCATATCGGCCGACAGCCGCGCCGAGGTCGACGATGTCGTCAGCAGGGCCGGGCGCGCCGGCGGCGTGATCGATCCGTCGCCTGTGGATGAGTACGACTTCATGTATGGCCGCAGTTTCGAGGACCCCGATGGCCATCTCTGGGGCGTGAACTGGATGGATTTAGAGGCGTTCGCCAAGGCGAGGACGCCAGCGTAG
- a CDS encoding ATP-binding protein: protein MAKTEPHTLRLTRLKLTNWRNFQSADVLLAKRAFFIGPNASGKSNLLDAIRFLRDIVKPIAGGFSTALEIRDGLRAVRCLQARRVSYVEIDVDIGNDEHPASWSYRIRFTRFGREQFPSVEEEEIKKDGKLVLEQRRSADTSEPFRFSQSLIQQATNQAKFRELVEFFSSIRYLHVVPQIVRDPRRALDRTEDPYGGDLLKRINETTPRTREARLRRVAEALKIAVPQFVDLKLDHDKEGRPHLKAGFKHWRPNPTYQTEEVFSDGTLRLIGFLWSLGEKDGPLLLEEPELSLHPDVVRQLPSMIARMQRLSGRQVCMTTHSDALVGADGVGLHEVHRLIPGENGTTIETAGNNPQIRILVESGLSVGEAAMPLARPKGVEQLSLFDAVGP, encoded by the coding sequence ATGGCAAAAACTGAGCCGCACACGCTTCGTTTGACTCGGCTTAAACTGACAAACTGGCGCAATTTCCAGTCGGCAGATGTTCTACTGGCGAAAAGGGCCTTTTTCATCGGCCCGAACGCATCGGGCAAGTCAAACCTGCTGGATGCTATTAGGTTTCTCCGCGATATTGTGAAGCCCATTGCGGGTGGCTTCAGCACTGCGCTCGAAATACGCGATGGCTTGCGCGCCGTACGGTGCCTTCAGGCTCGGCGCGTGAGCTACGTGGAAATTGACGTCGACATCGGAAATGACGAGCATCCAGCATCGTGGTCATACCGCATCCGTTTCACGCGGTTCGGTAGAGAGCAGTTTCCGAGCGTTGAGGAAGAAGAAATTAAGAAGGATGGAAAGCTTGTCCTCGAACAGAGGAGGTCTGCGGATACGTCCGAACCCTTTAGGTTCAGCCAATCGTTGATTCAGCAAGCGACGAATCAAGCCAAATTTCGCGAATTGGTCGAATTCTTCAGTTCTATTCGTTATCTCCATGTAGTTCCACAAATCGTCCGAGATCCTCGTCGGGCCCTTGATCGAACGGAAGATCCCTACGGCGGCGATCTCCTAAAGAGAATAAACGAGACAACTCCTCGTACGAGAGAGGCTCGCCTACGCCGAGTGGCTGAGGCGCTCAAAATTGCTGTGCCCCAATTCGTTGACCTAAAGCTCGACCACGACAAGGAGGGACGACCGCACTTGAAAGCTGGCTTCAAGCACTGGCGGCCGAATCCGACGTATCAAACTGAAGAAGTCTTTTCTGATGGCACGCTCCGATTGATCGGCTTTCTTTGGTCTCTGGGGGAAAAAGACGGTCCCTTGCTTCTCGAAGAACCTGAGCTTTCGCTGCATCCCGATGTAGTGCGACAACTCCCCTCGATGATCGCACGAATGCAAAGACTCTCGGGAAGACAAGTCTGTATGACCACGCACTCAGATGCGCTTGTTGGTGCGGACGGTGTTGGACTGCATGAGGTACATCGGTTGATTCCCGGAGAAAACGGCACGACCATTGAGACCGCCGGAAACAATCCGCAAATACGCATTTTGGTCGAAAGTGGATTGTCGGTGGGTGAGGCGGCCATGCCCCTGGCGCGCCCCAAGGGCGTCGAGCAACTGTCATTGTTCGATGCAGTCGGCCCCTGA